Proteins from a genomic interval of Lentimicrobiaceae bacterium:
- a CDS encoding 2-oxoacid:ferredoxin oxidoreductase subunit beta gives VHDSYTQDPGIHLMLAKMAPPYYPIALGVIRSAVAPTYDDLMCEQIEKQKEVSKIKCVDDLLNSGDTWEV, from the coding sequence TGGTTCACGATTCGTACACACAAGACCCGGGTATTCACCTTATGCTTGCTAAAATGGCTCCGCCATATTATCCAATTGCTCTAGGTGTTATCAGATCGGCTGTGGCTCCAACATACGACGATCTTATGTGTGAGCAGATTGAAAAACAAAAAGAAGTATCTAAAATTAAATGTGTTGACGATTTGCTTAATAGTGGCGACACTTGGGAAGTGTAA